Proteins from a genomic interval of Psychrobacter fulvigenes:
- the ampD gene encoding 1,6-anhydro-N-acetylmuramyl-L-alanine amidase AmpD gives MSSAPQTSSQTPMTINDGLLSAATWLASPNFNTRPADTSIDTIVIHNISLPPNEFGACSADGLHYVKALFTNQLDWKAHPYFQTIEGAEVSAHLLIERDGTITQFVNFHERAWHAGRSAYLGRPECNDYSIGIELEGSDFVPFAAAQYDSLVQVITAIYDAYPKTRRHLTGLSDIAPGRKTDPGEYFEWTRLREMLSKNLT, from the coding sequence ATGTCATCTGCACCACAAACATCATCACAGACTCCAATGACTATAAATGACGGTCTACTGTCCGCTGCCACTTGGCTGGCTTCGCCGAACTTCAATACCAGACCTGCAGATACCAGCATTGACACCATTGTCATTCACAACATCAGCTTACCACCCAATGAGTTTGGCGCGTGCAGCGCGGATGGTCTGCATTATGTAAAGGCATTATTTACCAATCAGCTAGACTGGAAGGCACACCCTTATTTTCAGACCATTGAAGGCGCTGAAGTTTCCGCACACTTACTGATCGAACGCGACGGCACTATTACTCAGTTTGTAAACTTTCATGAGCGTGCGTGGCATGCCGGTAGATCTGCCTATCTTGGGCGACCTGAATGCAATGATTATAGCATTGGCATCGAGCTTGAAGGGTCAGACTTTGTACCCTTTGCTGCGGCTCAATATGACTCGCTCGTACAAGTTATCACTGCGATATACGACGCCTACCCCAAAACGCGCCGACACCTGACTGGGCTTAGTGATATCGCCCCAGGTCGTAAGACTGATCCTGGTGAGTATTTTGAGTGGACTCGGCTGCGTGAGATGCTCTCTAAGAACCTTACCTAA
- a CDS encoding Lnb N-terminal periplasmic domain-containing protein — MFKKPLWVSSPHVRLPPHSAIASAVVGSLLSLSVQAVLPIPFAVMDTNENITTELGNTALVGNTVNVASNVSNETQNIQSTAAEQLLAEWRKQVQTDNLAQHTTWRRLLYFLDDNKNIFTKGKNKSLIDDPTFFLADNGQQDSAAELDAILVALSQQLTLPAVSKKPADNSSVLCRFPARVNWLVETLGIHHTGLQVDCPELDEWMTMLDPEQLSIMFGQEYLDNPISAFAHTLLRIDSKASVADPSQIHHAYALNDTVDGNPNDNFLIFAIKAASGGYDNRIEIDPYPERLANYLQKDERDTWTYQLDLTPSEVQQIMLHVWETKDLDIPYYFATDNCASEILRLIDVVRPQQNLLSQLPYAVIPSDVIKLLDDEQLLTNTLYTPSDSTLRQAQLNKANAAARLGYQAFNKEDINAIKSEDVNLASSISADNKRLEPLEIAVSDNNPIDRQPLQRGHVAVGQRGDNSYIDLGLRAGYHSTLDRPAGFPQFLDLEGVAATLRLYDTDSDKANQPKSVVLQNFTLIRGRSFNPVNSAKKGHTWGASVEATRVDDGSQAQARDHLVASTAFEYGKSWVFGTPTANTGEMPPQLCYAFATGALQGGRGINKGFRVGAGVNAGCRYQINNRLRAQAELQLPYWYHGSSAQPDVQSHYWQPISTFGLQYDIDKKQALRINASYDWQDRVEANDDVKLSYMRYF; from the coding sequence ATGTTTAAAAAACCATTGTGGGTAAGTAGCCCTCATGTCCGTCTACCGCCGCACTCTGCCATTGCAAGCGCCGTTGTAGGCTCATTATTGAGTCTATCAGTGCAGGCAGTACTGCCTATTCCTTTTGCTGTAATGGATACTAATGAAAATATAACAACTGAACTGGGCAATACGGCGCTTGTTGGGAACACTGTGAATGTTGCGAGTAATGTTAGCAATGAGACGCAAAATATTCAAAGTACTGCTGCTGAGCAACTGCTGGCAGAATGGCGCAAACAAGTACAAACAGACAATTTAGCGCAGCATACAACATGGCGACGCCTGTTGTACTTTCTTGATGATAATAAAAACATCTTTACCAAAGGCAAAAATAAAAGTCTGATTGACGATCCAACATTCTTTTTAGCTGATAATGGTCAGCAGGACTCAGCAGCAGAGCTGGATGCCATATTAGTCGCACTTTCTCAGCAGCTTACGTTACCTGCTGTCAGCAAAAAACCAGCAGATAATAGCTCAGTGCTGTGCCGTTTTCCAGCGCGAGTAAATTGGTTGGTTGAGACTTTGGGGATTCATCATACAGGTCTGCAGGTTGACTGCCCAGAGCTTGATGAGTGGATGACCATGTTGGATCCTGAACAGTTATCTATTATGTTTGGTCAAGAGTACTTGGATAATCCCATCTCTGCTTTTGCGCATACACTATTGCGTATTGACTCAAAGGCTAGTGTGGCTGACCCTAGTCAAATTCATCATGCCTATGCCCTTAATGACACGGTCGATGGTAATCCTAATGATAATTTTCTGATTTTTGCCATCAAAGCAGCAAGCGGCGGTTATGATAACCGTATCGAGATCGATCCTTATCCAGAAAGACTGGCAAATTATTTACAAAAAGACGAGCGCGATACTTGGACGTATCAATTGGATTTGACCCCAAGCGAGGTACAGCAAATCATGCTGCATGTATGGGAGACTAAAGACTTAGACATTCCTTATTACTTCGCCACCGATAACTGTGCTTCCGAGATTTTGCGCCTCATTGATGTGGTGCGCCCGCAGCAGAACTTATTGAGTCAGCTGCCTTATGCGGTTATTCCCTCTGATGTGATCAAATTGCTTGATGATGAACAGCTGCTCACAAATACCCTTTATACACCGTCGGACAGTACCTTACGTCAAGCACAGCTGAACAAGGCAAACGCCGCGGCAAGGTTGGGCTATCAAGCGTTTAATAAAGAAGATATAAATGCCATTAAATCAGAAGACGTTAACTTAGCCTCAAGCATATCGGCAGATAATAAAAGATTAGAGCCGCTTGAGATTGCAGTTTCAGATAACAATCCCATCGATCGCCAGCCGCTACAACGAGGACATGTCGCTGTTGGTCAGCGCGGAGATAATAGTTATATAGACCTCGGTCTACGCGCAGGCTACCATAGTACGCTTGATCGTCCTGCAGGATTTCCGCAGTTTCTAGATCTTGAAGGCGTCGCTGCCACTCTGCGCTTGTATGATACCGATAGTGATAAAGCCAATCAGCCAAAAAGCGTGGTCTTGCAGAACTTTACGTTGATTCGTGGGCGCTCCTTCAACCCTGTCAACTCTGCTAAGAAAGGCCATACATGGGGCGCGAGTGTCGAAGCCACCCGCGTCGATGATGGCTCGCAAGCACAAGCTAGAGACCATTTGGTTGCCAGTACCGCCTTTGAGTATGGTAAGTCATGGGTGTTTGGCACGCCGACTGCTAATACAGGCGAGATGCCACCGCAGCTGTGCTATGCCTTTGCAACAGGTGCGCTGCAAGGCGGGCGCGGTATTAATAAAGGCTTTCGCGTTGGGGCAGGAGTGAATGCTGGTTGCCGCTATCAGATTAACAATCGCTTACGTGCGCAAGCTGAATTGCAATTACCATATTGGTATCATGGCAGCAGCGCTCAGCCAGACGTTCAAAGTCATTATTGGCAGCCGATCAGCACGTTTGGACTGCAATACGATATAGATAAAAAACAAGCACTACGAATTAATGCCAGCTACGATTGGCAGGATCGTGTCGAGGCAAATGATGACGTAAAACTGTCTTATATGCGTTATTTTTAG
- a CDS encoding SDR family oxidoreductase — translation MSIKNWLVIGQGDIGLPVTNQLAEDGLSVTGLARSDRSHYALDAQVTFIQADALTLTAEQLQDFSSIAIIVTPDEYSASGYNNSYLAISQHLAQFTEQLTRLERIVFISSTGVYGQDNGEWIDEYTTPITPEREASKVILQAEQVLQQGFGDKAIIIRPSGIYGRERLMRLRKAREPQKEPVAAVHWSNRIMDRDLVNIITKVLTIETPKPLYIATDYLPVTTLELGTWLSEQVGAAAPEIDSEKTAVTGKRLHSNIPLAWLRYPDWQIGYADILQQQKQT, via the coding sequence ATGAGTATTAAAAATTGGCTGGTTATTGGTCAAGGTGATATCGGCTTACCCGTCACCAATCAGCTTGCTGAAGATGGTCTTTCTGTCACTGGGCTTGCGCGTAGTGACCGCAGCCATTACGCTTTAGATGCTCAAGTGACGTTTATCCAAGCCGATGCATTAACGCTTACCGCTGAACAGCTGCAAGACTTTAGCAGTATTGCTATTATCGTTACTCCTGATGAATATTCAGCTAGTGGCTATAACAACAGTTATTTGGCCATCAGCCAGCATTTGGCACAGTTTACAGAGCAACTGACCCGCCTTGAGCGCATTGTGTTTATTTCATCGACGGGTGTTTATGGGCAAGATAATGGTGAGTGGATTGATGAATATACCACGCCCATCACTCCTGAGCGCGAAGCATCAAAGGTAATACTGCAAGCAGAGCAAGTACTGCAGCAAGGTTTTGGTGATAAAGCAATTATTATTCGCCCGAGCGGTATTTATGGGCGTGAGCGCTTAATGCGTCTACGCAAAGCCCGCGAGCCACAAAAAGAGCCCGTCGCCGCTGTCCACTGGAGCAACCGTATCATGGATCGTGATTTGGTTAATATTATAACCAAAGTGCTGACCATAGAGACGCCGAAGCCCCTTTATATCGCCACTGACTATTTGCCTGTCACCACCCTTGAGCTTGGCACTTGGTTGAGCGAGCAGGTCGGTGCAGCTGCCCCCGAGATTGATAGCGAAAAAACCGCAGTTACGGGGAAGCGCTTACATAGCAATATTCCGTTAGCTTGGCTGCGTTATCCTGACTGGCAAATAGGATATGCTGATATTTTACAGCAGCAAAAGCAGACTTAA
- the pyrE gene encoding orotate phosphoribosyltransferase, whose amino-acid sequence MLNTPVPDAQPAQNQLFSSHDFIQLALNNEVLKFGEFVLKSGRVSPYFFNAGLLATGEMLSLLARGYADALAEQMAANDSVDNAANAKELVIFGAAYKGIPFVAATAQALWHHHGINAKWGYNRKEAKTHGEGGNLVGADVSGKAVWVLDDVITAGTAMREVVDILEQAGASVAGIIVALDRKEKGQSDHSAIQELAATLKVPVRALVDIDDLIGYLADENSQHKDATQLEKMQHYREQYGV is encoded by the coding sequence ATGCTCAATACTCCAGTGCCTGATGCTCAACCTGCCCAAAACCAATTATTTTCATCTCATGATTTTATACAGCTGGCTTTAAACAATGAAGTGCTCAAGTTTGGCGAGTTTGTCCTCAAGTCTGGACGTGTCAGTCCATATTTTTTTAATGCAGGATTGCTGGCGACGGGTGAGATGTTATCGTTGTTAGCGCGTGGTTATGCAGATGCTTTGGCGGAGCAAATGGCTGCTAATGACAGTGTGGATAACGCTGCAAATGCTAAAGAGTTGGTTATCTTTGGCGCAGCATATAAAGGTATTCCTTTTGTGGCAGCGACAGCGCAAGCGCTATGGCACCATCACGGTATCAATGCCAAATGGGGTTATAACCGAAAAGAAGCCAAAACCCATGGTGAAGGTGGCAATTTAGTCGGTGCGGATGTCAGTGGTAAGGCCGTATGGGTACTCGATGATGTCATCACTGCTGGCACCGCAATGCGTGAAGTGGTCGATATTTTAGAGCAGGCAGGTGCAAGTGTGGCTGGCATTATAGTCGCGCTTGATCGTAAAGAAAAAGGCCAAAGCGATCATTCTGCTATTCAAGAGCTTGCCGCCACTCTAAAAGTGCCCGTACGTGCGCTGGTCGATATAGATGATTTGATCGGCTATTTAGCAGATGAAAACAGTCAACATAAAGATGCGACCCAGCTGGAAAAAATGCAGCATTACCGTGAGCAGTACGGCGTATAA
- the gshB gene encoding glutathione synthase: MSQTENKKSLNILVIMDPIEQVNYKKDTSLAMMWSAQDRGHTLGYCQIHDLWLDRGQLMVDTQPVTVKRDPNDFYTLADKQTGPVTDYDVILMRKDPPFDMRFLYSTYMLDHAKAAGVLVVNDPQAIRDCNEKLFATWFSDYMSPTIVTSKQAHIRQFIAEQQDVIVKPLDGMGGTGIFRLTADSPNIGVTLEILTELETLPIMAQRYLPEIKEGDKRVLIVDGSVVDYSLARIPVKGETRGNLAAGGSGVAMPLTDIERQVAEVVAPIVKEKGLMFVGLDLIGGRITEINVTSPTCVREIDDQCGTDIATDFILAVEARCTQK, from the coding sequence ATGAGCCAAACAGAAAATAAGAAGTCTTTGAACATACTCGTCATCATGGATCCTATCGAACAGGTCAACTATAAAAAAGATACCAGCTTGGCAATGATGTGGTCAGCGCAAGACCGTGGTCATACCCTCGGCTACTGTCAAATCCATGACCTATGGCTGGATCGAGGTCAGCTCATGGTAGATACGCAGCCAGTCACAGTAAAGCGTGATCCAAATGATTTTTATACACTCGCAGATAAACAGACAGGGCCAGTCACGGATTATGATGTGATCTTAATGCGTAAAGATCCACCGTTTGACATGCGCTTTCTTTATTCAACTTACATGCTTGATCATGCTAAAGCGGCAGGTGTGCTAGTGGTAAATGACCCACAGGCGATTCGCGACTGTAACGAAAAGCTATTTGCTACTTGGTTTAGTGACTACATGAGCCCAACGATTGTGACCAGTAAACAGGCACATATTCGTCAGTTTATCGCCGAGCAACAAGATGTGATTGTCAAGCCGCTCGACGGTATGGGTGGTACTGGCATCTTTCGTCTGACCGCTGACAGCCCAAATATTGGGGTCACGCTTGAGATTTTAACAGAGCTTGAAACCTTACCAATCATGGCGCAGCGTTATTTACCAGAAATCAAAGAAGGCGATAAACGTGTCTTAATCGTTGATGGGTCAGTGGTAGATTATAGCTTGGCTCGTATTCCAGTCAAAGGCGAAACCCGTGGCAATCTGGCGGCAGGCGGTAGCGGCGTTGCAATGCCATTGACAGATATTGAGCGCCAAGTGGCAGAAGTAGTCGCCCCAATCGTGAAAGAAAAAGGTCTTATGTTCGTTGGTTTGGACTTAATCGGTGGCCGTATTACCGAGATTAATGTCACGAGTCCTACCTGCGTACGCGAAATTGACGACCAGTGCGGTACAGATATTGCCACAGATTTTATACTGGCGGTAGAAGCGCGTTGTACGCAGAAATAG
- the murG gene encoding undecaprenyldiphospho-muramoylpentapeptide beta-N-acetylglucosaminyltransferase, with amino-acid sequence MKTPHILMMAAGTGGHVFPALAVAEELTQRGAVIHWLGTPTGMENRLVEPTGYTFHAIEMQGLRGKGIGRVLKLPFTLLSATMAAIKVIRSNKIDMVVGFGGYVTAPGGIAARLTGTPLIIHEQNAIAGMSNRYLAKMATKVLQAFENTFANSEGDAKLETVGNPVRNAITGVAEPSVRYDVNDSSPLKLLVVGGSLGAQALNDTVPKALALIDRPFAVRHQCGRNNEAATQAAYDEQQLSQHEFSVQPFIDDMAAAYNWADMIVCRAGALTVTEIQNVGIAAIFVPLPHAVDDHQTANARTLTSHDAAILIPQSTLTPKRLSDELTTFDRHRCLEMAQKGHALANRHASQQVADIIWQSL; translated from the coding sequence ATGAAGACACCGCATATATTAATGATGGCTGCAGGCACTGGCGGGCATGTATTCCCAGCGCTTGCGGTAGCTGAAGAGCTAACCCAACGTGGTGCGGTCATTCATTGGCTAGGTACGCCAACTGGTATGGAGAATCGCTTGGTCGAGCCGACTGGCTATACTTTTCATGCCATTGAAATGCAAGGCTTGCGTGGAAAAGGGATAGGGCGAGTGCTCAAACTGCCTTTCACCTTGTTATCAGCCACCATGGCAGCTATTAAAGTTATTCGTAGTAATAAAATCGATATGGTCGTGGGTTTTGGCGGCTATGTCACAGCGCCTGGCGGTATTGCTGCTCGTCTTACAGGTACACCCCTGATTATTCATGAACAAAACGCCATCGCTGGCATGAGTAATCGCTATTTGGCCAAAATGGCGACCAAAGTGTTGCAAGCTTTTGAGAATACTTTTGCCAACAGTGAAGGTGATGCTAAGCTCGAAACGGTCGGTAATCCAGTACGTAATGCGATCACTGGTGTCGCTGAGCCGAGTGTGCGCTATGATGTTAATGACAGCTCACCCTTGAAGTTGCTAGTAGTTGGCGGCTCACTTGGCGCACAAGCTCTAAATGATACTGTACCGAAGGCGCTTGCCTTAATAGACCGTCCTTTTGCAGTGCGTCATCAATGTGGACGCAATAATGAAGCAGCGACACAGGCAGCTTATGATGAACAACAGCTGAGCCAACATGAGTTCAGCGTACAGCCATTCATTGATGATATGGCGGCTGCTTACAATTGGGCAGATATGATTGTTTGCCGAGCAGGCGCATTGACCGTGACCGAGATTCAAAACGTCGGTATCGCTGCGATTTTTGTGCCTTTGCCGCATGCAGTGGATGATCACCAAACCGCTAATGCTCGTACTTTGACCTCCCATGATGCGGCGATTTTGATACCGCAGTCGACATTGACGCCCAAGCGTTTGAGTGATGAGCTGACAACGTTTGATCGACATCGTTGCTTAGAAATGGCGCAAAAAGGCCATGCACTTGCCAACCGTCATGCCAGTCAGCAAGTTGCTGATATCATTTGGCAGTCACTGTAG
- the murC gene encoding UDP-N-acetylmuramate--L-alanine ligase has protein sequence MSTTASAVTPITKALPKRLIEIPEMRRIQHLHFVGIGGSGMCGIAEVMSNQGYQVSGSDIAESLVTKRLQNIGIEIFIGHDSKNISNADVIVVSSAIDRSNPEITAALKARLPVVRRADMLGELMRYRHGIAVAGAHGKTTTTSLLTTMLAEGQLDPTYVIGGKLNASGKNAALGSSRFLIAEADESDASFLSLHPMAAIVTNIDQDHMETYENSFDKLKAAYIQFLQNMPFYGLAVVCGDDPELYAMIDDIGRPVLTFGLEPFNDVQAVDVVVEGTKTHFTVLRRDREPLRLTLNIPGIHNVYNALAAITMATDEGVDDEAIERALQRFEGVGRRFEQHPPVAVDEGDVLLIDDYGHHPREVDATIKAARQSFPERRLVMLFQPHRYSRTRDCFDEFVEVLSSVDELLLLDVYSAGETPITGADTRALARSIRLRGEVEPTIIDKDNLAPTMQRLLKANDMLITQGAGNVGQVAVELAANNLYLK, from the coding sequence ATGTCCACAACTGCTTCAGCTGTTACTCCTATCACTAAGGCTTTGCCTAAACGCTTGATTGAAATACCCGAGATGCGCCGTATTCAGCATTTACACTTTGTGGGAATCGGTGGTTCAGGTATGTGTGGTATTGCTGAGGTTATGAGTAATCAAGGTTACCAAGTGAGTGGGTCAGATATAGCAGAAAGCCTTGTGACAAAGCGTTTGCAAAATATCGGTATCGAAATATTCATTGGTCATGATTCCAAAAATATCTCTAATGCGGATGTGATAGTCGTGTCATCTGCCATCGATCGTAGCAACCCTGAGATTACAGCAGCACTCAAAGCGCGTCTGCCAGTGGTACGCCGTGCTGATATGCTTGGTGAGTTGATGCGCTATCGTCATGGTATTGCGGTGGCTGGTGCCCATGGCAAAACCACAACGACCAGCTTGTTGACGACCATGCTTGCAGAAGGACAGCTTGACCCAACGTACGTAATTGGCGGCAAGCTCAATGCCTCAGGTAAAAATGCAGCACTCGGTAGCAGTCGTTTTTTGATTGCTGAAGCAGATGAGTCTGACGCCTCATTTTTATCTCTGCACCCGATGGCGGCGATTGTGACCAATATCGACCAAGATCATATGGAAACCTATGAAAACAGCTTTGATAAATTAAAAGCAGCTTATATTCAGTTTTTACAAAACATGCCATTTTATGGTTTAGCAGTAGTATGTGGTGACGACCCTGAGCTCTATGCGATGATTGACGATATTGGGCGTCCAGTGCTGACTTTTGGGCTTGAGCCTTTTAATGATGTGCAAGCCGTAGACGTGGTGGTTGAAGGCACCAAAACTCACTTTACGGTACTGCGCCGCGACCGTGAGCCATTACGTCTGACCTTAAATATTCCTGGCATTCATAATGTCTATAATGCGCTGGCTGCTATCACGATGGCCACTGATGAAGGTGTGGACGACGAAGCAATTGAGCGAGCGCTACAAAGATTTGAAGGGGTAGGTCGCCGCTTTGAGCAGCACCCGCCTGTCGCGGTTGACGAAGGCGATGTACTGCTGATTGATGATTATGGTCACCACCCTAGAGAGGTTGACGCTACCATTAAGGCGGCACGCCAAAGCTTCCCTGAGCGCCGTTTAGTGATGCTGTTTCAGCCGCACCGTTATAGCCGCACCCGCGACTGCTTTGATGAGTTTGTTGAGGTACTATCAAGCGTCGATGAGCTATTATTGTTGGATGTATACTCAGCAGGAGAAACTCCGATTACAGGTGCAGATACCAGAGCATTAGCACGCAGTATCCGTCTGAGAGGTGAAGTTGAGCCGACGATTATTGATAAAGACAACCTGGCCCCTACTATGCAGCGCTTACTGAAAGCCAATGATATGCTCATCACCCAAGGTGCGGGCAATGTGGGTCAGGTAGCTGTTGAGCTTGCTGCTAATAATTTATATCTTAAGTAA
- a CDS encoding D-alanine--D-alanine ligase produces the protein MTINHQENSHQGNKQQEDPNMLNQANDSARSTTIITNPEPALVAAGQAEGNHINNQSNHEPLQSAANSKVKDASEFGKVAVVYGGTSNERSVSLDSGAAVLQALQNKGVDATHFDPKHQDITELRDYDRVFNVLHGRGGEDGLLQGVLQWLDIPQTGSGILASALGMDKVRTKQLWQGCGLSTAPFALLTADTDWQQVVNMLGLPLIIKPVHEGSSIGMTKVNHLDELPAAYATAAQCGDKVMAERWITGREFTIVIIDDEAYPVIRLEPADISNFYDFEAKYNRNDTGYYIPCGLSEHDEKHLQALSLAAFRAVDAKGWGRIDAMQDNNGNFWLLEINTVPGMTSHSLVPMAAKARGMDFESLCWHILAQTV, from the coding sequence ATGACTATTAATCATCAAGAAAACAGCCATCAAGGCAATAAGCAACAAGAAGATCCAAACATGCTTAACCAAGCCAACGATTCTGCTAGAAGTACGACAATTATCACTAATCCAGAGCCAGCATTAGTGGCTGCTGGACAAGCAGAAGGTAATCACATAAATAATCAGTCAAATCATGAGCCGCTACAAAGTGCCGCCAACAGCAAGGTAAAAGATGCCAGCGAGTTTGGCAAGGTGGCTGTTGTTTATGGTGGTACCAGTAATGAGCGTAGTGTCTCCCTAGACAGTGGTGCGGCAGTACTACAAGCACTACAAAACAAAGGCGTTGACGCTACTCACTTTGATCCCAAGCACCAAGACATTACTGAGCTGCGTGACTATGACCGAGTATTTAATGTGCTACATGGTCGCGGCGGAGAGGATGGCTTGCTGCAAGGGGTATTGCAGTGGTTGGATATCCCGCAGACAGGTTCAGGGATTTTAGCATCAGCCCTTGGTATGGACAAAGTACGGACCAAGCAGCTGTGGCAAGGCTGCGGACTATCGACGGCGCCGTTTGCTCTGCTGACTGCTGATACTGATTGGCAACAAGTAGTAAATATGTTGGGCCTACCACTGATTATCAAGCCAGTACATGAAGGTTCAAGTATTGGTATGACCAAAGTCAATCACCTAGATGAGCTGCCAGCGGCTTATGCAACGGCTGCACAGTGCGGTGATAAAGTGATGGCTGAGCGCTGGATTACTGGCCGTGAATTCACCATTGTTATTATTGATGATGAAGCCTATCCAGTCATTCGTCTAGAGCCTGCCGATATCAGCAATTTTTATGATTTTGAAGCCAAGTACAATCGCAACGATACTGGCTATTATATTCCTTGTGGGCTCAGTGAACATGACGAAAAACACTTGCAAGCGTTAAGCTTAGCGGCTTTTCGTGCAGTTGATGCAAAAGGCTGGGGGCGCATCGATGCCATGCAAGATAATAATGGCAATTTCTGGCTACTTGAGATCAATACCGTACCAGGTATGACCAGTCATAGTTTGGTACCAATGGCAGCAAAAGCACGCGGTATGGACTTTGAAAGCTTGTGCTGGCACATACTGGCGCAAACAGTCTAA
- a CDS encoding cell division protein FtsQ/DivIB yields MAQTVNRATDLMSDNARRPKTNLQLPTSAKYFFTALVIGLLLLILAMGAKALRDAPPAAIQVSTHGLTAAQHQTLQQTMGQQPVSSFFTTNLQALRDIAMGLAWVDQVSVTRDWQQGIVITALPKQAVANFGTERLVDARGAVFVPVDSEELTRSQFATLQGEISQAPVIMQQMQQINDWYAPLDMRVEDIILTPRMTWLVRFDSGLRVIVDNENTAQKLLNLSQLLTNQLSTRREEMQSIDLRYKNGFTITWKVVEPKAEVSE; encoded by the coding sequence ATGGCTCAAACTGTCAACAGAGCAACTGACTTGATGAGTGATAACGCACGTCGTCCAAAAACCAACTTACAGTTACCAACTTCGGCCAAGTATTTTTTTACAGCTTTAGTGATAGGGTTGTTGCTGCTGATACTAGCGATGGGTGCTAAAGCCTTACGTGATGCACCACCAGCGGCAATACAAGTGAGTACTCATGGTTTGACGGCTGCTCAGCATCAAACTTTGCAACAAACCATGGGCCAACAGCCAGTCAGTAGTTTTTTTACCACTAACTTGCAAGCTCTGCGTGATATTGCAATGGGACTTGCTTGGGTTGATCAAGTGAGCGTCACACGTGACTGGCAACAAGGTATTGTGATTACCGCACTGCCAAAACAAGCAGTTGCCAATTTTGGCACTGAGCGCCTAGTAGACGCTAGGGGCGCTGTGTTTGTACCTGTTGATAGTGAAGAGTTGACCAGATCACAGTTTGCGACACTACAAGGTGAGATCAGTCAAGCGCCAGTCATTATGCAGCAAATGCAGCAGATCAATGATTGGTATGCCCCACTTGATATGCGAGTTGAGGATATTATTCTAACACCTCGTATGACTTGGTTAGTACGCTTCGATAGTGGTTTACGAGTCATTGTTGATAATGAAAATACAGCACAAAAGTTGCTGAACCTCAGTCAACTGCTCACTAATCAGCTGAGCACGCGCCGTGAGGAGATGCAGTCTATAGATTTGCGTTACAAAAACGGCTTTACTATTACGTGGAAGGTTGTAGAGCCAAAAGCGGAAGTATCTGAATAG